The Dromaius novaehollandiae isolate bDroNov1 chromosome 5, bDroNov1.hap1, whole genome shotgun sequence genome window below encodes:
- the LOC112978930 gene encoding serum amyloid A protein, which produces MKLCVCLVLLSIIVCASADNPLYRGGKFVWDAVGGAWDMLRAYRDMREANYIGADKYFHARGNYDAAQRGPGGAWAAKVISDARENWQTDTSGRGAEDTRADQEANEWGRSGGDPNRYRPPGLPSKY; this is translated from the exons ATGAAGCTCTGCGTCTGCCTCGTGCTGCTCTCCATTATTGTATGTGCAAGCGCTGACAACCCATTATACAGGGGTGGAAAATTCGTCTGGGATGCCGTGGGAG gGGCATGGGATATGCTCAGAGCATACAGAGACATGCGTGAGGCGAATTATATAGGAGCGGACAAATATTTCCATGCTCGTGGGAATTATGATGCTGCCCAAAGAGGGCCTGGTGGTGCCTGGGCTGCCAAAGTGATCAG CGACGCCCGGGAGAACTGGCAGACCGACACGAGCGGCCGCGGCGCTGAAGACACGCGGGCCGACCAAGAGGCCAACGAGTGGGGCAGGAGCGGCGGTGACCCCAACCGCTACCGGCCCCCTGGCCTCCCCTCGAAATACTAG
- the HPS5 gene encoding BLOC-2 complex member HPS5 isoform X1 produces the protein MASAQVIPDSYNHVLAEFECLDPLLSALRLNSSRLKCTCIAVSRRWLALGTSGGGLNLIQKEGWKQRLFLTHKEGAISRVACCLHDEDYVAVATSQGLVVVWELNQERRGKPERIYVSSEHKGRKVTALCWDTAALRVFVGDHVGKVSAIKINTSKQGKAAATFVMFPVQIITTVDSRVVQLDYLDGRLLISSLTRTYLCDTEREKFWKIGNKERDGEFGACFFPAGKNSGNQQPLIYCARPGSRMWEVNFEGEVQSTHQFKQLLSLPPLPVVTFSLEPRYTGSSCSPQSLSFPKLLYLTEHCVMTWTERGIYIFVPQSVQVLLWSEVKDIQDIAVYKNELFCLHTNGKVIHLSLLLVDRCIERLMRRGFWTLAARVCCLFQNSIISCRARKNLPLDKLEHLKSQLDISAQQDLVARLEELISKLEPPDSACSSRRSSISSHESFSVLDSGIYRVISRRGSQSDEDSCSLHSQTFSEDERLKEFPAHHEDEQVEPDNVSHASVTVEADRNETFLPFSIPLSFRSPSPLVSLQAVKESVSSFVRKTTEKIGTLHVSPDIRGRQEAKDDEQLQEVTVNVVAFPQEEKESEPQSCPLPEEDDLRDLKAATAEAIAKLQDPLVLLEPQRMRRVLQEWLFYLEEKFGSKECSASSVKKSKIVHAEEQQEVLEENLQLNPNGEDCVDKEQSGVLEACTVKENTAETGVGKTVCENNTNSVGAQDCCFRVSPPCVIDQDVQKDLTELTTLCFELRVFSCGNGNAEESSDQTQMLAASCTLACRFIRSYFFLLDLKRLKQCVITSYTNSPNVWETYIAGLKELTCHSPVVLAMENEDMLKILKQLHDLGPWDDSPLLLVHAQRLYEKFGETALRPLIKFHPSILPSDIRQLCRNDPAHFLAYLDSLVKSKPEDKRSYLLRSLLQPESLRLDWLCLAVSYDAPQRANTVDAEGNPRPRSHLFTWGYGQLILLLIKLPSDFVTKEKMADICKTYGFWPGYLFLCLELDRRIEAFTNIAHLDDLSLLNGEDGLIPETTEEWKFLLHLAENHSAALHHHSTHNGNAASSGSPSWANCITVENVSLLLAKAIGPNRALPLLQECGFSLELSERFTNVCEILRIAEKRQRALIQSMLERCDRFLWSQQA, from the exons ATGGCCTCTGCACAAGTGATTCCAGACTCTTACAACCATGTGTTGGCAGAGTTTGAATGTTTGGATCCATTGCTTTCTGCACTCAGGCTCAATTCTAGTCGTCTGAAG TGCACGTGCATAGCTGTGTCCAGGAGATGGCTAGCTCTAGGCACCTCAGGAGGAGGACTGAACCTTATACAGAAAGAAGGTTGGAAGCAGAGACTCTTCCTGACCCATAAG GAAGGTGCCATTTCCCGCGTTGCCTGTTGTTTACATGATGAAGACTATGTTGCTGTAGCCACCAG CCAAGGTCTTGTAGTAGTCTGGGAGTTGAATCAGGAACGTCGTGGGAAGCCAGAAAGGATTTATGTTTCCTCTGAGCATAAGGGCAGAAAAGTCACAGCTCTGTGTTGGGATACAGCTGCCCTTCGGGTTTTTGTAGGAGATCATGTGGGAAAAGTATCAGCCATCAAGATTAACACATCAAAACAAGGCAAG GCTGCTGCCACTTTTGTGATGTTTCCTGTTCAGATTATAACCACCGTAGACTCTCGGGTAGTTCAGCTTGATTATTTGGATGGAAGACTGCTCATATCTTCGCTTACACGTACTTACTTGTGTGATACTGAGAG AGAGAAGTTCTGGAAAATTGGTAAcaaagaaagagatggagaatTTGGAGCCTGTTTCTTCCCAGCTGGAAAGAACAGTGGGAATCAGCAGCCATTAATATATTGTGCCCGGCCTGGCTCAAGGATGTGGGAGGTGAACTTTGAAGGGGAAGTGCAAAGCACGCATCAGTTCAAGCAGCTGCTGTCATTACCGCCTCTCCCTGTTGTTACTTTCAG CCTGGAGCCTCGTTATACTGGTTCCAGCTGTTCTCCACAGTCTTTGTCTTTCCCCAAGCTCCTATATTTGAC TGAGCACTGTGTAATGACCTGGACAGAAAGAGGTATTTATATCTTTGTTCCCCAAAGTGTTCAAGTCTTACTCTGGAGTGAAGTAAAAG ATATTCAGGATATTGCAGTTTACAAAAATGAACTGTTCTGTCTGCATACAAATGGAAAAGTCATACACCTTTCCCTTCTGCTGGTAGACCGTTGCATAGAGCGTCTGATGAGAAGAGGGTTCTGGACCCTTGCTGCCAGGGTCTGTTGTCTCTTCCAGAACTCCATTATTTCTTGCAGA GCAAGGAAAAATTTGCCTCTGGACAAGCTGGAGCACTTGAAGTCCCAGCTGGATATCTCAGCACAACAGGATCTTGTTGCCCGACTGGAAGAACTGATTTCAAAGTTGGAACCTCCAGATTCTGCATGCAGCAGTAGGAGGAGCAGTATTTCATCTCAT GAAAGCTTCAGTGTCTTAGACTCTGGAATATATCGTGTTATTAGTCGAAGAGGCAGTCAGTCAGATGAAGATTCATGTTCTCTCCACAGtcaaacattttcagaagatGAGAGACTTAAAGAATTTCCTGCACACCATGAAGATGAGCAGGTGGAACCTG ACAACGTATCTCATGCATCTGTGACGGTCGAGGCTGATCGGAATGAGACATTTCTCCCATTCAGTATTCCTTTGTCATTTCGTTCCCCATCTCCTCTCGTCTCTCTCCAAGCTGTTAAGGAAAG TGTTTCCAGCTTTGTACGCAAAACTACTGAAAAGATTGGCACCCTTCATGTGAGCCCTGACATTAGAGGGAGGCAAGAAGCAAAGGATGACGAGCAGCTGCAGGAGGTGACTGTTAATGTAGTAGCATTTCCTCAGGAAGAGAAAGA ATCAGAACCACAGAGCTGCCCGCTTCCAGAAGAGGACGATCTAAGAGATCTCAAGGCTGCCACAGCAGAAGCTAT AGCCAAACTCCAGGATCCACTGGTTTTGTTAGAACCGCAGCGTATGAGAAGAGTTTTACAGGAATGGCTTTTCTATCTGGAAGAAAAGTTTGGCAGCAAAGAGTGTTCTGCTTCATCTGTTAAGAAAAGCAAGATCGTGCATGCTGAAGAACAGCAGGAAGTCCTGGAGGAAAACCTGCAACTGAATCCGAATGGTGAAGACTGTGTAGACAAAGAACAGAGTGGTGTCTTGGAAGCCTgcactgtaaaagaaaatactgctgaAACCGGTGTAGGCAAAACTGTGTGTGAAAATAACACTAACTCAGTGGGAGCTCAGGACTGCTGCTTTCGAGTGTCTCCTCCATGTGTCATAGACCAGGATGTTCAGAAAGATCTCACCGAGTTGACAACACTGTGCTTTGAGCTACGTGTATTTTCTTGTGGAAATGGTAATGCCGAGGAAAGTTCTGATCAAACTCAGATGCTAGCAGCTTCATGCACCTTGGCTTGTAGGTTTATACGAAGCTACTTCTTTCTTCTGGATTTGAAAAGACTAAAGCAGTGTGTTATAACCAGTTACACAAACAGTCCTAACGTGTGGGAAACATACATTGCAGGATTGAAAG AATTAACTTGCCACAGTCCAGTGGTTTTGGCAATGGAAAATGAAGATATGTTGAAAATACTGAAACAGTTGCATGATTTGGGGCCTTGGGATGATAGCCCTCTGTTACTAGTACATGCTCAAAG GCTTTATGAAAAGTTTGGGGAAACAGCTCTTCGGCCCTTGATCAAGTTCCACCCGTCTATTTTGCCTTCGGATATCAGGCAACTTTGCAGGAATGACCCAGCTCACTTTTTAGCTTATTTAGATAGTCTTGTGAAATCAAAGCCAGAGGATAAAAG GTCATATCTCCTTAGATCTCTTCTGCAGCCTGAATCATTACGACTAGATTGGCTGTGCTTGGCGGTTTCTTATGATGCACCACAAAGAGCAAATACTGTGGATGCAGAAGGAAATCCCAG ACCACGATCACATCTGTTTACTTGGGGCTACGGTCAGCTAATTCTGCTTTTGATTAAACTTCCATCTGACTTTGTAACAAAAGAGAAGATGGCTGACATCTGTAAAACATACGG ATTCTGGCCTGgatatctttttctctgtctGGAGCTGGATAGAAGAATAGAAGCCTTTACTAATATTGCTCATTTGGATGATTTGAGCCTGTTGAATGGAGAAGATG GTTTGATTCCAGAGACCACAGAAGAATGGAAGTTTCTTCTGCATCTTGCAGAAAATCACAGCGCTGCTCTCCACCATCACAGCACACATAATGGGAATGCTGCCAGCAGTGGTAGCCCTAGCTGGGCAAACTGCATCACCGTGGAGAATGTCTCTCTCTTACTGGCAAAGGCAATTGGCCCAAATCGTGCCTTGCCCCTATTGCAGGAGTGTGGCTTCTCCCTAGAGTTGTCTGAGAGATTTACTAATGTCTGTGAGATACTGAGAATTGCTGAGAAAAGGCAAAG AGCCCTGATTCAGTCCATGTTGGAAAGGTGTGACCGGTTCTTGTGGTCTCAGCAAGCGTAG
- the HPS5 gene encoding BLOC-2 complex member HPS5 isoform X2, giving the protein MWEKYQPSRLTHQNKAAATFVMFPVQIITTVDSRVVQLDYLDGRLLISSLTRTYLCDTEREKFWKIGNKERDGEFGACFFPAGKNSGNQQPLIYCARPGSRMWEVNFEGEVQSTHQFKQLLSLPPLPVVTFSLEPRYTGSSCSPQSLSFPKLLYLTEHCVMTWTERGIYIFVPQSVQVLLWSEVKDIQDIAVYKNELFCLHTNGKVIHLSLLLVDRCIERLMRRGFWTLAARVCCLFQNSIISCRARKNLPLDKLEHLKSQLDISAQQDLVARLEELISKLEPPDSACSSRRSSISSHESFSVLDSGIYRVISRRGSQSDEDSCSLHSQTFSEDERLKEFPAHHEDEQVEPDNVSHASVTVEADRNETFLPFSIPLSFRSPSPLVSLQAVKESVSSFVRKTTEKIGTLHVSPDIRGRQEAKDDEQLQEVTVNVVAFPQEEKESEPQSCPLPEEDDLRDLKAATAEAIAKLQDPLVLLEPQRMRRVLQEWLFYLEEKFGSKECSASSVKKSKIVHAEEQQEVLEENLQLNPNGEDCVDKEQSGVLEACTVKENTAETGVGKTVCENNTNSVGAQDCCFRVSPPCVIDQDVQKDLTELTTLCFELRVFSCGNGNAEESSDQTQMLAASCTLACRFIRSYFFLLDLKRLKQCVITSYTNSPNVWETYIAGLKELTCHSPVVLAMENEDMLKILKQLHDLGPWDDSPLLLVHAQRLYEKFGETALRPLIKFHPSILPSDIRQLCRNDPAHFLAYLDSLVKSKPEDKRSYLLRSLLQPESLRLDWLCLAVSYDAPQRANTVDAEGNPRPRSHLFTWGYGQLILLLIKLPSDFVTKEKMADICKTYGFWPGYLFLCLELDRRIEAFTNIAHLDDLSLLNGEDGLIPETTEEWKFLLHLAENHSAALHHHSTHNGNAASSGSPSWANCITVENVSLLLAKAIGPNRALPLLQECGFSLELSERFTNVCEILRIAEKRQRALIQSMLERCDRFLWSQQA; this is encoded by the exons ATGTGGGAAAAGTATCAGCCATCAAGATTAACACATCAAAACAAG GCTGCTGCCACTTTTGTGATGTTTCCTGTTCAGATTATAACCACCGTAGACTCTCGGGTAGTTCAGCTTGATTATTTGGATGGAAGACTGCTCATATCTTCGCTTACACGTACTTACTTGTGTGATACTGAGAG AGAGAAGTTCTGGAAAATTGGTAAcaaagaaagagatggagaatTTGGAGCCTGTTTCTTCCCAGCTGGAAAGAACAGTGGGAATCAGCAGCCATTAATATATTGTGCCCGGCCTGGCTCAAGGATGTGGGAGGTGAACTTTGAAGGGGAAGTGCAAAGCACGCATCAGTTCAAGCAGCTGCTGTCATTACCGCCTCTCCCTGTTGTTACTTTCAG CCTGGAGCCTCGTTATACTGGTTCCAGCTGTTCTCCACAGTCTTTGTCTTTCCCCAAGCTCCTATATTTGAC TGAGCACTGTGTAATGACCTGGACAGAAAGAGGTATTTATATCTTTGTTCCCCAAAGTGTTCAAGTCTTACTCTGGAGTGAAGTAAAAG ATATTCAGGATATTGCAGTTTACAAAAATGAACTGTTCTGTCTGCATACAAATGGAAAAGTCATACACCTTTCCCTTCTGCTGGTAGACCGTTGCATAGAGCGTCTGATGAGAAGAGGGTTCTGGACCCTTGCTGCCAGGGTCTGTTGTCTCTTCCAGAACTCCATTATTTCTTGCAGA GCAAGGAAAAATTTGCCTCTGGACAAGCTGGAGCACTTGAAGTCCCAGCTGGATATCTCAGCACAACAGGATCTTGTTGCCCGACTGGAAGAACTGATTTCAAAGTTGGAACCTCCAGATTCTGCATGCAGCAGTAGGAGGAGCAGTATTTCATCTCAT GAAAGCTTCAGTGTCTTAGACTCTGGAATATATCGTGTTATTAGTCGAAGAGGCAGTCAGTCAGATGAAGATTCATGTTCTCTCCACAGtcaaacattttcagaagatGAGAGACTTAAAGAATTTCCTGCACACCATGAAGATGAGCAGGTGGAACCTG ACAACGTATCTCATGCATCTGTGACGGTCGAGGCTGATCGGAATGAGACATTTCTCCCATTCAGTATTCCTTTGTCATTTCGTTCCCCATCTCCTCTCGTCTCTCTCCAAGCTGTTAAGGAAAG TGTTTCCAGCTTTGTACGCAAAACTACTGAAAAGATTGGCACCCTTCATGTGAGCCCTGACATTAGAGGGAGGCAAGAAGCAAAGGATGACGAGCAGCTGCAGGAGGTGACTGTTAATGTAGTAGCATTTCCTCAGGAAGAGAAAGA ATCAGAACCACAGAGCTGCCCGCTTCCAGAAGAGGACGATCTAAGAGATCTCAAGGCTGCCACAGCAGAAGCTAT AGCCAAACTCCAGGATCCACTGGTTTTGTTAGAACCGCAGCGTATGAGAAGAGTTTTACAGGAATGGCTTTTCTATCTGGAAGAAAAGTTTGGCAGCAAAGAGTGTTCTGCTTCATCTGTTAAGAAAAGCAAGATCGTGCATGCTGAAGAACAGCAGGAAGTCCTGGAGGAAAACCTGCAACTGAATCCGAATGGTGAAGACTGTGTAGACAAAGAACAGAGTGGTGTCTTGGAAGCCTgcactgtaaaagaaaatactgctgaAACCGGTGTAGGCAAAACTGTGTGTGAAAATAACACTAACTCAGTGGGAGCTCAGGACTGCTGCTTTCGAGTGTCTCCTCCATGTGTCATAGACCAGGATGTTCAGAAAGATCTCACCGAGTTGACAACACTGTGCTTTGAGCTACGTGTATTTTCTTGTGGAAATGGTAATGCCGAGGAAAGTTCTGATCAAACTCAGATGCTAGCAGCTTCATGCACCTTGGCTTGTAGGTTTATACGAAGCTACTTCTTTCTTCTGGATTTGAAAAGACTAAAGCAGTGTGTTATAACCAGTTACACAAACAGTCCTAACGTGTGGGAAACATACATTGCAGGATTGAAAG AATTAACTTGCCACAGTCCAGTGGTTTTGGCAATGGAAAATGAAGATATGTTGAAAATACTGAAACAGTTGCATGATTTGGGGCCTTGGGATGATAGCCCTCTGTTACTAGTACATGCTCAAAG GCTTTATGAAAAGTTTGGGGAAACAGCTCTTCGGCCCTTGATCAAGTTCCACCCGTCTATTTTGCCTTCGGATATCAGGCAACTTTGCAGGAATGACCCAGCTCACTTTTTAGCTTATTTAGATAGTCTTGTGAAATCAAAGCCAGAGGATAAAAG GTCATATCTCCTTAGATCTCTTCTGCAGCCTGAATCATTACGACTAGATTGGCTGTGCTTGGCGGTTTCTTATGATGCACCACAAAGAGCAAATACTGTGGATGCAGAAGGAAATCCCAG ACCACGATCACATCTGTTTACTTGGGGCTACGGTCAGCTAATTCTGCTTTTGATTAAACTTCCATCTGACTTTGTAACAAAAGAGAAGATGGCTGACATCTGTAAAACATACGG ATTCTGGCCTGgatatctttttctctgtctGGAGCTGGATAGAAGAATAGAAGCCTTTACTAATATTGCTCATTTGGATGATTTGAGCCTGTTGAATGGAGAAGATG GTTTGATTCCAGAGACCACAGAAGAATGGAAGTTTCTTCTGCATCTTGCAGAAAATCACAGCGCTGCTCTCCACCATCACAGCACACATAATGGGAATGCTGCCAGCAGTGGTAGCCCTAGCTGGGCAAACTGCATCACCGTGGAGAATGTCTCTCTCTTACTGGCAAAGGCAATTGGCCCAAATCGTGCCTTGCCCCTATTGCAGGAGTGTGGCTTCTCCCTAGAGTTGTCTGAGAGATTTACTAATGTCTGTGAGATACTGAGAATTGCTGAGAAAAGGCAAAG AGCCCTGATTCAGTCCATGTTGGAAAGGTGTGACCGGTTCTTGTGGTCTCAGCAAGCGTAG